The Streptomyces sp. Alt3 genome has a segment encoding these proteins:
- a CDS encoding cysteine dioxygenase has protein sequence MSASSSSLPTSASAPAPVVDSPPADSPPAVDADVSVRGTAGTEAPAPTVAELLDFVRRTAEDAALVASLPLDPEGRTWLRLDGPGGSEAWLISWPPGTGTGWHDHAESTGAFTIAAGALREHSLAARLPTDGWKTLELSEGVDRTRLLATGQGRAFGRHHVHEVLNESGHEHAVSVHAYYPPLPQIRRYSRSGAVLRLEQTERPEDWQ, from the coding sequence GTGTCTGCATCCTCTTCCTCCCTTCCCACGTCCGCTTCCGCGCCTGCGCCGGTGGTCGACTCACCGCCCGCCGACTCACCGCCCGCCGTCGACGCGGACGTGTCCGTCCGGGGCACTGCCGGCACGGAGGCCCCTGCCCCGACCGTCGCGGAGCTGCTCGACTTCGTCCGCCGCACCGCGGAGGATGCCGCGCTCGTCGCCTCGCTCCCCCTCGACCCCGAGGGGCGGACCTGGCTGAGGCTCGACGGCCCCGGCGGCAGCGAGGCGTGGCTGATCAGCTGGCCGCCCGGCACGGGCACCGGCTGGCACGACCACGCCGAGTCGACGGGAGCGTTCACCATCGCCGCGGGCGCCCTCAGGGAGCACTCGCTCGCCGCACGGCTGCCCACCGACGGCTGGAAGACCCTCGAACTGAGCGAGGGAGTCGACCGGACCCGGCTTCTGGCGACCGGCCAGGGCAGGGCCTTCGGCCGGCACCACGTCCACGAGGTGCTCAACGAGTCCGGACACGAACACGCCGTGTCCGTGCATGCCTACTACCCGCCCCTTCCGCAGATCCGCCGCTACAGCCGCTCGGGCGCGGTGCTGCGCCTGGAGCAGACGGAACGCCCGGAGGACTGGCAGTGA